A genomic region of Podarcis raffonei isolate rPodRaf1 chromosome 13, rPodRaf1.pri, whole genome shotgun sequence contains the following coding sequences:
- the MAPK7 gene encoding mitogen-activated protein kinase 7: MAEPPIEDDGEEAARAQAKPEPAHQATVAAKNLAILKARSFDVTFEVGDEYEVIETIGTGAYGVVSSARRKDTGQQVAIKKIPNAFDVVMNAKRTLRELKILKHFKHDNIIAIKDILKPSVPYAEFKSVYVVLDLMESDLHQIIHSSQPLTLEHVRYFLYQLLRGLKYIHSANVIHRDLKPSNLLINENCELKIGDFGMARGLCTKPDEYKYFMTEYVATRWYRAPELMLSLHEYTEAIDMWSVGCIFAEMLGRKQLFPGKNYIHQLQLIITVLGTPPAKVVHSIGADRVRAYVQSLPSRQPVPWESLYQNADRKALALLSKMLRFDPRERISVVEALNYPFLAKYHDPDDEPDCVPAFDFDFDKRVLTKEQIKEAIVAEINDFHERREGIRRQISFKPALKQAVVGGGGQALLLCCRDVDMPSAGSPRAGDGDYAMASPGPYLLTETIDLTSSPVPSAVVQPEVKAEEGAPAAVPPKREGAISDDTKAALRAAILSSTLRHKARDTPSTLPETPDIRRPVTAKERQREREEKRKRRQERAKEREKQKKEKERERKGMLTENDRNLLERWTKMVDRNQNKPLQNGSAVPLQANAAAHILPQAPPANPLPPQPPPASHVPTTPAGGAPADFLAFPDKRVPSLCGPKLTLVPVGAELAPVQGSAANVVHFFPAQPAPFLVTAPACPKAAPPKPECLLGVKYTSGQIFQGPYGVAALNAWSGVSQAPENWAVAGQLPVTQPEVVPARGTLPEQAVSYGPRAGVEQPLFLAEVGGKPELPPQGLVGDEAGGPAQPHMAPGLPSEPPDINVVTQQLSKSQVEDLLPPVFSGTPKGSGAGYGVGFDLEEFLNQSFDMVGENRESQGDSAPLSASLLADWLEVHRMNPADMESLQQELQLGSPMILSDIPDLQDA, encoded by the exons ATGGCGGAGCCACCGATTGAAGATGACGGCGAGGAAGCGGCTCGGGCCCAAGCCAAGCCGGAGCCAGCTCACCAGGCCACGGTGGCAGCCAAGAACCTGGCCATCTTGAAGGCGCGCTCCTTCGACGTCACCTTTGAGGTGGGGGACGAATATGAGGTCATTGAGACGATTGGCACCGGCGCTTACGGCGTGGTGAGCTCGGCACGCCGCAAGGACACAg GCCAGCAGGTGGCGATCAAGAAAATCCCCAACGCTTTCGATGTGGTGATGAACGCCAAGCGCACTTTGCGCGAACTGAAGATCCTCAAACATTTCAAGCATGACAACATCATTGCCATCAAGGACATCCTTAAGCCCTCTGTGCCTTATGCGGAATTCAAATCTGT GTACGTTGTGCTGGACCTGATGGAGAGCGACCTGCACCAGATCATCCACTCCTCTCAGCCCCTCACCTTGGAGCACGTGCGCTACTTCCTCTACCAGCTCCTCCGGGGCCTCAAGTACATCCACTCGGCCAACGTCATCCACCGGGACCTGAAGCCCAGCAACCTCCTGATCAACGAGAACTGCGAGCTCAAGATCGGCGACTTTGGCATGGCCCGCGGCCTCTGCACCAAGCCCGACGAGTACAAGTACTTCATGACCGAGTACGTGGCCACGCGCTGGTACCGGGCCCCGGAACTGATGCTCTCCCTCCACGAGTACACGGAAGCCATCGACATGTGGTCGGTCGGGTGCATCTTCGCCGAGATGCTGGGGCGGAAGCAGCTGTTCCCGGGGAAGAACTACATCCACCAGCTGCAGCTGATCATCACGGTCCTGGGGACCCCTCCGGCCAAAGTGGTCCACTCCATTGGGGCCGACCGTGTGCGCGCCTACGTCCAGAGCCTGCCGTCGCGCCAGCCGGTGCCTTGGGAGAGCCTCTACCAGAACGCCGACCGCAAGGCCTTGGCCTTGCTCTCCAAGATGCTGCGCTTCGACCCCCGCGAGCGGATCTCTGTGGTGGAGGCGCTGAACTACCCCTTCCTGGCCAAGTACCACGACCCGGACGACGAGCCTGACTGCGTCCCGGCTTTCGACTTCGACTTCGACAAGCGGGTGCTCACCAAGGAGCAGATCAAGGAGGCCATTGTGGCCGAGATCAACGACTTCCACGAGCGCCGGGAGGGCATTCGGCGGCAGATCAGCTTCAAGCCGGCCCTGAAGCAGGCAGTCGTCGGCGGAGGCGGCCAGGCATTGCTCCTCTGCTGCCGCGACGTTGACATGCCCAGTGCCGGCTCGCCTCGGGCTGGAGACGGAGACTATGCCATGGCGTCTCCCGGGCCCTACTTGCTGACGGAGACGATTGACCTCACCTCTTCGCCAGTGCCGTCGGCCGTTGTGCAGCCGGAGGTGAAGGCCGAAGAGGGCGCTCCGGCCGCTGTTCCACCTAAGCGGGAAGGCGCTATCTCGGACGACACCAAGGCTGCCCTCCGTGCGGCCATTTTGTCATCGACTCTCCGGCACAAGGCCAGAG ATACGCCCTCTACGCTGCCCGAGACGCCTGATATCCGCAGACCGGTCACGGCAAAGGAGCGCCAGCGCGAACGTGAGGAGAAGCGTAAGCGGCGCCAGGAGCGAGCCAAGGAGCGTGAGaagcagaagaaggagaaggagcgggAGCGGAAGGGAATGTTGACCGAGAACGACCGGAACCTTCTGGAAAGGTGGACCAAGATGGTGGACCGTAACCAGAACAAGCCACTCCAGAATGGGTCCGCTGTCCCTCTTCAGGCGAACGCAGCCGCCCACATCCTGCCTCAGGCCCCTCCTGCTAACCCCTTGCCACCTCAGCCGCCCCCTGCCAGCCACGTCCCCACGACCCCTGCCGGCGGCGCGCCTGCCGACTTCCTCGCCTTCCCGGACAAGAGGGTGCCCAGCTTGTGTGGGCCCAAGCTGACTCTCGTGCCTGTGGGGGCGGAGCTGGCCCCCGTCCAGGGCTCTGCCGCCAACGTGGTCCACTTCTTCCCAGCGCAGCCAGCCCCCTTCTTGGTCACTGCCCCGGCGTGTCCAAAAGCCGCCCCCCCAAAACCGGAGTGCCTCCTAGGCGTCAAATACACCTCTGGGCAGATCTTCCAGGGCCCTTACGGTGTGGCGGCCCTCAACGCCTGGAGCGGTGTCTCCCAGGCACCTGAAAACTGGGCCGTGGCCGGGCAGCTGCCGGTGACGCAGCCGGAGGTGGTGCCCGCTAGAGGTACTCTTCCGGAACAAGCTGTGAGCTACGGACCCAGGGCTGGCGTGGAGCAGCCCCTGTTTCTGGCAGAGGTGGGCGGCAAGCCTGAGCTGCCACCACAGGGTTTGGTTGGGGACGAAGCCGGGGGACCCGCCCAGCCCCACATGGCCCCGGGACTGCCGTCAGAGCCTCCGGATATCAACGTGGTGACACAGCAGTTGTCTAAATCCCAG GTGGAAGACCTCTTGCCCCCTGTTTTCTCTGGCACCCCAAAAGGCAGTGGAGCTGGCTATGGGGTTGGATTTGACCTGGAAGAATTTCTGAACCAATCTTTCGACATGGTTGGGGAGAACAGAGAGAG TCAAGGTGACTCTGCCCCGCTCTCGGCCTCCCTCCTCGCTGACTGGCTGGAAGTCCATCGCATGAACCCCGCCGACATGGAATCCCTCCAGCAGGAACTGCAGCTGGGCTCTCCCATGATCCTCTCTGACATTCCAGACCTGCAGGACGCCTGA